The sequence below is a genomic window from Sporanaerobacter acetigenes DSM 13106.
CTGAGCTTTCGGCAGTTATAAAATCTGACAATAAGTATATAATTTTAGATGGCAATAGAAGGTTAACAGCCCTAAGGATATTAAATAATCCCGATTTATTAAATCAAGATTTTGAAAAGCTGAAATCTAAAATCATGAAATTAGATAGAGCAAATATACCAGATACGATTAACGCTATCGAATTTGAAAGTGAAGAAGAAGCAAATTTATGGATTAAGTTAAAACATACTGGTGAAAACGATGGACTCGGAACAGTTGAATGGACTGCCTTACAACAATCACGTTTTGATGATGACAAATATCCACTTTCCATACAATTACTTAAATATATGGAAAGTGCAGACTTAATAGATGAATCTATTTCTAAAAATATAATAAACTTAAAAATTACAAACCTAGAAAGACTTTTAACAGATCCCGATGTTAGGAATATATTGTCAATTACACGTTCTAAAAACGAATTACATTTTCCTATACCAAACGGAAAAATAAAAAACATCTTAAATAGCCTGTTGATGGAGCTATTATCAGAAGACTTCACTGTAAATAAAATACGTAATAAACCTGATAGAATCAATTTCATGAATTCTTTTAAGGAAAAATATAACTTAACAGAGGATGATATTAAAGATTTGAAAGATTGTGAAGTAACCACTGTTAAGGAGTATGAAAATTTAAAAGAAAAAACAGATGATAAAGCAAGCCCTAAGGAGGCACCTAAGGAAAGTACAAAAGATAATAAAAAAGATACTATAGCTAATAAAACTATTCCCAAACCTAAACCACCTGAAATGCCAAGCACAAAAGATAGATATACTCTAATACCAAAGGACTTTAATCTTACCATTAATAATTCTAAAATCAATGATATATATAAAGAACTAAAAGAAATATCGGTTGATGATTACCCAAATGTAATCGGTGCTTCATTCAGAGTATTTTTGGAATTATCTATTGACTACTATATAGAAGAAAACAAGGATGAAATAGATATAATAGCAAACGATAAGCTTAAAAACAAGCTTGAAAAAGTGAAAACCCATTTGAACAATAAATTAAAGCTAGATAGCAACCAACTTAAAGACATTAATAGGGCCATTGGTAGCAATGACAACATAGTTTCTATTGACATATTACATGGCTACATTCATTCAACAGTAGCTCAAGCAAGTGCAGATGGACTAAAAACTACTTGGAATAATTATGAGAGGTTTTTTGAACTTCTCTATGAAGTTCTTAATGATTTACCTCTGGCCAAAGCATAATTCTCATGATATAATAGGATATAGGGGGGTGTTTTAGCTATGACCAGGACTCTTTCTCCGCTTAGATATCCAGGTGGTAAAACCAAGCTATATAAATATACAAAAAAACTAATAGAACATAATAATTTAGTAGGTTGTACTTATGTTGAACCGTTCGCTGGTGGATGTGGATTAGCCATTGGATTACTTCACACTAATATAGTTAATAATATTATTCTAAATGATATTGATAGATCCATTTATGCATTTTGGAAAACTGTATTAGATAGAAATGAAGAACTAATTGAGAAAATTGACACTACTCCAATTACAATAGATGAATGGCACAAACAAAAAGAAATACAAGATAGTAAATTTGATGCAGATTTATTCGAATTAGGATTTTCCACTCTTTTTTTAAACAGGACTAACTTTTCTGGTATAATAAAAGCTGGTCCTATTGGCGGTCATGATCAGAACGGTCCTAATAAACTTGATTGTAGATTTAATAAAAAAGATATAATTAGAAAACTCAAGTTGATAAAGGCTCATAGAGAGCAAATCCAATTTTACAATGAGGACGCAATTGATTTCTTTAATATATTAAACGAATTGAATCATGATAATTTTTTTATTTTTTTAGATCCTCCATATTTTGAAAACGGACCAGGTCTTTATACCAATTTTTATACTGAAGAAGATCACAGAAACCTAGCTCGACATGTATCTGAGTTAAATCATAATTGGATTGTTACTTATGACAATGTTGATAAAATTAAAGAAATATACCAAGAATATAATTTTGAGTCTAAAGAATACTCATTGAGATATAGCGCTTACAATAAATATGAGGGTACAGAAATAATGTTTTATTCAAATAACCTTATTCCTGTTAATTTCTAATTTCATAATATCGTTATAAAAAGCTATGATTAAATCAATAGCTTTTCTTTTTACTATTTTTTCAATATAATAAACATATAACTACCAATGAGGTGATCCAATGAAAATAGCAATATATTCTAGGAAAAGTAAATTTACTGGCAAGGGCGAAAGTATTCAAAACCAAATAGAAATGTGTAAAGAGTATTGCAACAAACACTTTGGCCAATGCGAATTTATTATTTACGAAGATGAAGGGTTTTCTGGCGGAAACACAGATAGACCCCAATACAAACGTATGATGGAAGATGTTAGAAAGAAAAAATTTCAGGCAGTTGCATGCTATAGACTAGATAGAATCTCCCGTAATGTTTCAGATTTCTCCCAGACATTAGAAGAATTAAATAATAAGAACATAGCTTTTATTTCAATAAATGAACAATTTGATACATCCACACCAATGGGAAGAGCCATGACCTATATAGCAAGTGTTTTTGCACAGCTTGAAAGGGAAACTATTGCAGAAAGGGTCAGAGACAATATGCTACAACTAGCACGTTCTGGAAGATGGCTTGGAGGAATTGCTCCTACAGGGTATAAAAGTGAACCTATTACATACTTAGACAGCAATATGAAAGAGAAAAAAATGTACAAGTTGTCTCCTGTAAAACAAGAATTAGAAGTTGTAAAGCTTATATACAAAAAATATTTAGAATTTCAATCCTTAAGTCAATTAGAAACATACTGCTTGCAAAATAATATAAGAACAGTCAATAATAGAGACTTTCAAAAATATACTTTAAGGACTATATTGACTAATCCTGTATATTCTAAAGCTGACCAAAGTGTGTATAACTATTTCTATTCTAGGGAAGCTCAAATTTGCAATAACAAAAATGAATTTACTGGTAAATATGGCATTATGGCTTATAATAAAAACTTGGTTAAAAAAGGACAATCTGTCAAAACTAAAAATATGGATGAATGGATTATAGCTATAGGTAAACACAAAGGAATAATAGAAGGAAGTGAATGGGTTATGGTACAAAATACATTGAATAAGAATAAAAGCCTTGCTCCAAGACAAGGGACTTCCGCTGCTGCTATGCTTTCAGGATTACTCTATTGCAAAAATTGTGGCAATTTTATGAGGGTTAAATATGGCCAAAAGAAAAAAAATAGTGATGAAAGGCACTATTACTATGTATGCAGTATGAAAGACAACTCTAGAGGTTCCAGATGTAATATGAAAAATCTAAAAGGTGAAGATACTGATCAGTATGTAATAGAAAAATTAAAAGAGATGATTGAATCTGGAATATTAAAAGATATAGATAATGCTAAAAAAAATATTGAGGACAAAAAGAAAATAAATAAAAATGTCTATGACAAAATAACTGCTAATGAAAAAGCTATAGAAAATTTATTGAAACAGCTTTCACAAAATGAAAATGAAACTGTAGCAAAATATATTTTCTCTGAAATAGAAAAACTAGACAAAGAAAATAAAGAATTAAAATCCAAATTAGATAAATATGACAGTGAAACAAATATTACAAATTTAGAACTATTTAAAGAGGCTGTAGTGCGCTTTTATGAGTCTATAGATGGGGTACCTTATGAACAGAAAAGAAACCTTATACAAGGAATTGTGAAACGTATAGAATGGGATGGAAAAGACCTTCATATTGATATTTTTGATATATAACTATGTAGCACTTTGTCAGCATAGCATTATCTATACACCTAGCTGCATAAGTTGCCAATCTGGTGCCTTTTTTTTTGTCATAGGTGGATATGGCTTTTATAAGAGTAAATGTATCATTAAAACAGCCAATGGATTTTAACTACTTGTTCTCCTGTTATTTTGTTTTTTTCTCCAATTTCTATAAAATCTATAAGTTCATTTACCATTGTATGAGTTAATTTATCAAAATCCCTATATTTTTTTACTGTTTTAGTCCACTCTCCTATATCATTTGCTTTATTACTTATTTCCTCAATTTGTTTTTCAATGTTTTTTTTCTTTTGTTCACAAAATTCTTTTCTTTTATTGAATTCAGAATTGAGACTAACAAACATTTCCTCTGAAATTATTCCCTTTACTTTATCAATATATAATGATTTTAACAACTGGGTTTGTTCCTCCAAGTACATGTCAGTCTTATCGAATTCTTTTTCAAGACTTTTAACTTTATTGTTTGCTTCACTTTCAATTTTTAATATATTAACAGCATTATCTTCATCTAAATAATTATTTATATACTCTTTTATTTTATTTGTAACAACCTCTTCAAGAGTATCTAATCTAATGTAATGAGATGTGCACATTTTATTTTCTTTAGGGGTTTTTAAATAAAGTTTACACCTCAAAAAGGAATATTTTCCTTTATCTTTTGAAGTTGTACCCTTTTCCATAGTACTTCTACAATCTAAACATTTTACTTTAGTTGCAAATATATGTGCCTGACCCTCACATGTACTTCTTTGTCTAAGTTTAAAACGTCTTTGCACCTCTAAAAAAACACTTTCCTTAACAATCGGCTCATGAGTGTTTTTCACAACAATCCATTCATCTTTAGGAATCGTAACAAACTTTTTAGATTTATAACTTACTTTTTTAATTTTTCCTTGTGCCATATGTCCAGCATATAAAGGATTTTGAAGTATCCTTTTAACCGTAGTTCTATTCCAAAGGCTATTATTATCAACAGTTTTTTTGTAATTTGATCCTGATCGTTTTTTATAAATTGTAGGATTAGGTATTTGTCTTTTATTTAATTCATGAGTTATTCGTTGAATTCCAAAGCCTTCTAAATACCAATCATAGATTTGCCTTACAATTTTAGCAGCTTCTTCATCTACAATAAGTTTATTATTGTCATTTGGATCTTTTATATATCCAAAGGCAGCAAACGAACCAATAAATTTACCTGATTTTCTTTTAACATCAAAAGCAGCTTTGACATTGTCGGAAACATCCTCGCAATACCATTCATTAGTTAAACCAATAATCTGCCTTTGCTTTTTGTTGCCTTTGTTGGAAGTATCCGCATTGTCAACTAAACCAATAAATCTAATGCCCCATTCTATGAATTTTTTATGAATATATTTTTCTACTGCTTCCATATCTCTTGTAAATCTTGATTGACTTTTACATATAATCGTATCAAACTTCCCAGCTTCCGCATCTTTTAAAAGTCTATTCCAATCAGGTCTATCTGCATCTAGCCCAGACCAATCATCATCAGAATAAACATCATATATCTGCCAGTTATTTGCTAATGCATAACCTTCCAAAAGTGCCCTTTGATTTTGAATACTCTCTGATACATCTGAAGGATTGATTTTATCTTTATCTTCTTCTGAAAGTCTACAATACAGAGCTACTTTCAATTTTAAATTATACCTCCTTTTACCTAACTAATAGGAGATATAACCACTTACTTTATTCTACTTTAGTATAACAAAATAAGTGGTTATAATCAATTAAATAACTTTTTCTAACTCTTTTTTCTTCATAATTTTTATAAATATTTCATTGAATTTAGTTGCTCTTTGTTTTTTATCCTGGCTTTGAAATTTTTCTTCTACAACTATCTTTGTATTGCTACTCAAAATTATCCCCCTTTCTTTTAAGCTCCCTATGTGTTTACTAATATATGATTGTAAAAGCTTGTATAATTACCGTATTTAGACTAATTTTATATGAATACAAAAACAAAATAATTATTTTATATAGTTAATTCTGCTAATCTATTTTTAGTAATAAAAAAAGATAGCCTATTAAAGCTATCCTATATATGTATAATTTCTATTCAATTTTATCTTTCTATTTCCCAATCTTTTTCATCTTCAATATTAGTATTTATGCTTTCATCCATAGTAACTGCTACTTCTTTAATTGTTTCTTGATGCAATTCTAATAACATTATTTTTTCTATATTATTAACATCCGGAAAAACAACTTTTATATTAAGTTTAATAAGTTGTCTTATCTGTTTCATATTATTATTTATGATTTTTTGAATTGTTGTATGAACAGGTACGGCATTCCCATTTTCCTTATTTCTCATCAGCTTTGGATCTTTAACTTTATTAAAAAAATCATCTTTAATATGATACGCATATCCCTCTTTAAATTCCATAAAAAACCGCCTTATTTTGTAATTACATAATTTATATTAGTTTCCCTTATCTTCTGGCTTTTTACTAATATTGCCAATATCATATTTATTTTTGTCACTTAATGGTTTCCAATTGTTTATTCTAGATATCACCTTACAAATATATTCTTTTGCATTTTCGTCTTGAAGTAATATTTTTGCTTTTTGATTATTAAAAAATATATGTGGAGATATCTTATCCGCATATGTTTTTTTATTTACATTAATAAATTCTAACCCATACCTTAAATCTTCATAATCTAAATATACTTTATAATCTGTTCCCATTAATAACTTTTCAAGCTTATTTTTAATAATAGTATAATTGGTTTCATTAACAACTAGTTTTGCTTGTAATATAATATCCCTTTCACATATAGTAGGATTCTTTTCTGTTAGCTTCCTCCCATATATTTTCATAAAATTTTTGTTAGTTAAATATAATTCACTTTCTATTCTTTGCTTATCATCTCTAAACTTGAAATAAATATTTTTATCATCTAATCCTGATATGGATACTCTGTCTCCTGTCAACATATTTTTAAAATTTTCTAGTAGTCCATATATAAAATCTTTTTCATAAATCAAAGGAATTATTTGATTACTAATAATTGAGGAATTGTTTCTTATGTCATTAATTAATTCCTCTTGATTATATGAATCTTGATTTATAATCCAATTGTAGATTTGCTTTGTGCATATGAGTTTATTGCCTTTATTTTTATCAATAAAACTCCATGCTTGTATCATTAATTTTTTTCTTTCATCCATAAGAATTCCAAATCTTTCTAAACTTTTTTCAGATCCCATCCCTTTTATATAATTTTTGAAAATTATATTTGCTTCTTTATGAATATTTAATATGTTGTTATGTAAATTTGCAGGCAAAATTATAGGTAAATTATTATATTCAAAATTCCATTTTGATAACATTTCCCTAGCATCAGGAAATACTTTATTAAAATCTTCTAAATACTTTAATTCAGCATATTCTCTCATCCTTTTATTTTTATATTGTTTTGGGGTCATTCCTTTTGGTAGTTTAGCATCTATACCTGGAAATTTTTCAATACACTCAGAACCAACATTTAATTTTTTATTATTATACCTATTGATTATATAATATATATATACGTTCCTTCTGCCACATAAAGAGCACTGTACTCTATCTTTTACGTTTGGTGGATCTATTATATCCATAGTTCCAGTTCCATACCACTCTTGTTCTGCTTGCTTCTTAATATCTTTAAAAACAAATAAGATTAAATTTTTTAGTTCATCATCAAAATCTTTATTCCCTATAATATCTTTTTCATAAATCCTTTTATATTTCTTTAAAACTTTCTTTAACTTAGGATATCTTTCTATAATTACACTATTCAATACAAGCTGTCTTTCTTCCTTATCTATCAATACCCTACGTTTTCTTTTCTTTTTCATAGTGTTTTCCCCCTTTTTTATCTCTATATGCTTAATTAGACAAAAAAAGGGGAAATCCTTCTTTTTAGCTACAACCTTATTTTAAAGCTTTATTCCCTCCTTTCTTCTTCCTCATCTCTTCAATCACTCCCCAAGTTCTAGCCCAACATTCAAATTCTTCTTTAGGATCAGTGTAATGACTTATACCCATGCATCCTAAGTCATTTAAACCATCTTCATCATCCATAAATACATAATCTTCAACATTTTTAGAATGACAATAAGGACAAATTATTTCTTCTGTAGCATTTTCTCTTTGATATTCACTCAAAATAAACTCTTTGTCGCAAGTAAAACAATGATACTTTTCTAAATTATCCAATACATATGAAGACATAAAAATCCCCCTTAATTTTATTTTTTATATA
It includes:
- a CDS encoding recombinase family protein, which codes for MKVALYCRLSEEDKDKINPSDVSESIQNQRALLEGYALANNWQIYDVYSDDDWSGLDADRPDWNRLLKDAEAGKFDTIICKSQSRFTRDMEAVEKYIHKKFIEWGIRFIGLVDNADTSNKGNKKQRQIIGLTNEWYCEDVSDNVKAAFDVKRKSGKFIGSFAAFGYIKDPNDNNKLIVDEEAAKIVRQIYDWYLEGFGIQRITHELNKRQIPNPTIYKKRSGSNYKKTVDNNSLWNRTTVKRILQNPLYAGHMAQGKIKKVSYKSKKFVTIPKDEWIVVKNTHEPIVKESVFLEVQRRFKLRQRSTCEGQAHIFATKVKCLDCRSTMEKGTTSKDKGKYSFLRCKLYLKTPKENKMCTSHYIRLDTLEEVVTNKIKEYINNYLDEDNAVNILKIESEANNKVKSLEKEFDKTDMYLEEQTQLLKSLYIDKVKGIISEEMFVSLNSEFNKRKEFCEQKKKNIEKQIEEISNKANDIGEWTKTVKKYRDFDKLTHTMVNELIDFIEIGEKNKITGEQVVKIHWLF
- a CDS encoding recombinase family protein gives rise to the protein MKIAIYSRKSKFTGKGESIQNQIEMCKEYCNKHFGQCEFIIYEDEGFSGGNTDRPQYKRMMEDVRKKKFQAVACYRLDRISRNVSDFSQTLEELNNKNIAFISINEQFDTSTPMGRAMTYIASVFAQLERETIAERVRDNMLQLARSGRWLGGIAPTGYKSEPITYLDSNMKEKKMYKLSPVKQELEVVKLIYKKYLEFQSLSQLETYCLQNNIRTVNNRDFQKYTLRTILTNPVYSKADQSVYNYFYSREAQICNNKNEFTGKYGIMAYNKNLVKKGQSVKTKNMDEWIIAIGKHKGIIEGSEWVMVQNTLNKNKSLAPRQGTSAAAMLSGLLYCKNCGNFMRVKYGQKKKNSDERHYYYVCSMKDNSRGSRCNMKNLKGEDTDQYVIEKLKEMIESGILKDIDNAKKNIEDKKKINKNVYDKITANEKAIENLLKQLSQNENETVAKYIFSEIEKLDKENKELKSKLDKYDSETNITNLELFKEAVVRFYESIDGVPYEQKRNLIQGIVKRIEWDGKDLHIDIFDI
- a CDS encoding DNA adenine methylase; the protein is MTRTLSPLRYPGGKTKLYKYTKKLIEHNNLVGCTYVEPFAGGCGLAIGLLHTNIVNNIILNDIDRSIYAFWKTVLDRNEELIEKIDTTPITIDEWHKQKEIQDSKFDADLFELGFSTLFLNRTNFSGIIKAGPIGGHDQNGPNKLDCRFNKKDIIRKLKLIKAHREQIQFYNEDAIDFFNILNELNHDNFFIFLDPPYFENGPGLYTNFYTEEDHRNLARHVSELNHNWIVTYDNVDKIKEIYQEYNFESKEYSLRYSAYNKYEGTEIMFYSNNLIPVNF